One part of the Schistocerca piceifrons isolate TAMUIC-IGC-003096 chromosome 7, iqSchPice1.1, whole genome shotgun sequence genome encodes these proteins:
- the LOC124805351 gene encoding E3 ubiquitin-protein ligase UBR2 yields MDCEEFSLPDIDMEQPVLDEFPDSASKCVEVWTEKLEKGILSCAHFKEHWRIYVPRIYSPDPKGNCLDFNYDEAKAQEILFQPLERFICNGDPQEVFSALTQTANRSTVCGRVFKIGEPTYSCRECGMDSTCVLCVDCFKQSAHRNHKYKMGTSGGGGCCDCGDTEAWKSEPFCDIHAAGSQAGQEPVKCLQEDMAERVRATFSAVLKYAYQMLTVEHLRVPSDLSIKESEEGTLGLFDTDTHCTVLYNDETHTFEQVITTLSRVIKCSQKDAIDYVTNIDREGRAVVKCSTFPHCKELKAEIERFTARHGNRPLKVLVVHAHVIAHQVFAMELLEWLQKILGYGEGFRVVFSEVALELDHQESSIIEGILVRDSHLWKSARTHWHRLIISGLLMEYESKKAFAKLFTKTYNVVLKDFMRDDHDHAFSIASMSVQVFTVPTLAHYLIAEEDVLYILLNAFISECNRKCNKAGKLEFERNSSNGTFKRAQFILYDLRYLLSAKPTVWTDELRKGFLHGVTYLLNLLSMMQGMDQITRQVGQHMEYEPEWESAFNLHIKLAHVITLALEWCGTDRTVLIKAYRATLKKLHDPSQVGEVRELADHSAPCLIYDVSQQPVSIHLPLSRFLAGLHLHLEKFGLEFRSNEFKNIPKPTPELIIEPVLRTQVMISQVHAGMWRRNGYSLLNQLYFYHNVKCRSEMLDRDIILLQVGASLIESNEFLIHLLNKFNLLNWANPQFETNILRNPEEDSMRQTINLVEEFLGLLITIVSERYTPGVGKVTEDDKIKKEIIQQLCIKPLPHSELNKTLPEDVNHETGMERVIDQVAVFKKPAQGTGKGVYELKPEYYDQYDVFFYHYTREELSKSEEAQRKRRKALGELECCPPPVLPPLSEAFMMMANLLQCDVMLHIMKTVLERSINLRARSFSEAQLHKVLHLIGYALHEEEQKHYQYMVFVERAEKWGLENLIEELCGSARVEAHKDLLQWTLGKYRQVAAARKLGHVQPAPQPQHQEGVGQAEDSANEEKEWRAKMAAQKRAKIMAQMTAMQKNFMKENAKLFESALAESSSQKENVEMFMDVSEQSECQPIALGPKQTTRATTDRTHTCILCQEDQTVSAGGQALVVSAFVQKSTVLCTHRGLSEEYLEKMSEPLFLSASIGPAPFTGTCGHVMHSNCWEKYFENVLAKESRRPYRLRQPASFDIEKQEFLCPLCECLSNTPCPLVPPVGSLISNSQTALTNLSFEKWISGLHLALKYKKKISKTLRSMEKKQTDSASDSGGGTGEGGEEEEEDVQVMESLYYTCPIHQVVVELGEDGEAFASLFSRNNLRTEFSENLSTFILLFAQATFTKSLGSHPKYGDSRIVLMAWKSCAYTVHAMECLLRDTGKPLLGDLSSRQQDCLEGLIRLVAVLGTTWKFPDMISSHALRLLTIILESPHDEPCILDWDTFGVLLPLTLSLSSLFLTDGAVPIPTGGLQELYIFRLMLLCNIVKVLLTNDFESTEMSMEVEGEPDETEKLIGFITDVRRAAGIAPETNIQVKAVCRLVQEACIPFLRCCVLFYHFLTGVPAPQVLLEVGGDTFDNMCTYLGLNITLSELVCGDVNRDLVVRWCQHPKVQQYLSGASKYPFVKVPQPVNQLISLPVDYSELINTVSLFICPNSDREDSRNPTMCLVCGDMLCSQSYCCQTELNKTLVGACTYHAHECGAGVGIFLRVRECEILLLASPNRGCFMSPPYLDQYGETDQGLRRGNPLTLCPERYKKLQLLWLSHGIYEEITRHLESTTNIVTTQWQHL; encoded by the coding sequence ATGGACTGTGAGGAATTCTCTCTCCCAGATATTGACATGGAGCAACCAGTACTAGATGAGTTTCCTGATTCTGCCAGTAAATGTGTAGAAGTATGGACAGAAAAGCTTGAAAAGGGCATATTGTCCTGTGCTCACTTTAAAGAACACTGGCGTATATACGTGCCGAGGATATATAGTCCAGATCCTAAGGGAAATTGTTTGGACTTCAACTACGATGAAGCAAAGGCccaagaaattttatttcagcCTCTAGAAAGATTCATCTGCAATGGGGACCCTCAAGAAGTTTTTAGTGCTCTAACACAGACAGCAAATCGATCAACTGTATGTGGTAGAGTCTTCAAAATAGGTGAGCCGACATACAGCTGCAGAGagtgtggtatggactcaacatgtGTTCTCTGTGTTGACTGCTTTAAACAGTCAGCTCATCGTAACCACAAATATAAGATGGGAACCTCTGGTGGTGGTGGATGCTGTGACTGTGGAGATACGGAAGCCTGGAAAAGTGAACCTTTCTGTGATATACATGCTGCCGGTTCTCAAGCAGGGCAAGAACCTGTCAAGTGCTTACAAGAGGATATGGCAGAAAGAGTACGTGCAACTTTCAGTGCTGTTCTCAAATATGCATatcagatgttgactgtggaacaTCTGAGAGTGCCTTCAGATCTGAGCATTAAGGAATCAGAAGAAGGAACATTAGGTCTCTTTGATACTGACACTCACTGCACTGTTCTCTATAATGATGAGACTCACACCTTCGAACAAGTGATTACTACTTTGTCGAGAGTTATCAAATGTTCACAGAAAGATGCTATAGATTATGTGACAAATATAGACAGAGAAGGTCGTGCTGTTGTGAAGTGTTCCACTTTTCCACATTGCAAAGAACTGAAAGCAGAAATTGAGCGTTTTACTGCACGCCATGGAAACAGACCTTTGAAAGTACTTGTTGTGCATGCTCATGTAATTGCTCATCAGGTATTTGCAATGGAGCTTTTAGAGTGGTTACAAAAAATTCTTGGCTACGGGGAAGGCTTCCGTGTGGTTTTCAGTGAGGTAGCACTAGAGCTTGACCATCAGGAATCTTCAATAATAGAGGGCATTTTGGTCAGAGATTCCCATTTGTGGAAATCTGCACGCACCCACTGGCACCGTCTTATTATTTCTGGACTCCTGATGGAGTATGAGAGCAAAAAGGCATTTGCTAAACTCTTCACAAAGACATACAACGTTGTCCTCAAAGACTTCATGCGAGATGATCACGATCACGCATTTTCTATTGCCTCTATGTCAGTGCAGGTCTTTACAGTCCCTACATTGGCTCATTATCTCATAGCAGAGGAAGATGTTCTGTATATCCTGTTGAATGCTTTTATATCAGAATGCAACCGTAAATGCAATAAAGCAGGGAAActagaatttgaaagaaattcaTCAAATGGTACTTTCAAACGTGCCCAGTTCATACTTTATGACTTGCGTTATCTCCTGAGTGCAAAGCCGACTGTATGGACAGATGAGCTACGTAAGGGATTCCTTCACGGTGTTACGTACTTGCTTAATCTGTTATCAATGATGCAAGGAATGGACCAGATAACCAGGCAAGTTGGACAGCATATGGAGTATGAACCTGAATGGGAATCAGCTTTCAATCTCCACATTAAACTTGCACATGTAATAACATtggctctggaatggtgtggtaCAGACAGAACAGTTCTGATAAAAGCATACAGAGCTACTCTAAAAAAATTGCACGATCCCTCTCAAGTTGGAGAGGTGCGGGAGTTGGCCGATCACAGTGCACCGTGTTTAATTTACGATGTATCTCAGCAGCCAGTCTCTATACATCTACCATTATCTCGTTTTTTAGCTGGCTTACATCTTCATTTGGAGAAATTTGGTTTAGAATTTAGAAGTAATGAGTTCAAGAATATACCTAAACCAACTCCAGAACTAATTATTGAACCAGTACTAAGAACACAGGTAATGATTTCTCAAGTGCATGCTGGAATGTGGCGTCGCAATGGTTACTCTCTTTTGAATCAGCTTTATTTTTACCACAATGTCAAGTGCCGATCGGAGATGTTAGACAGGGATATCATATTGTTACAGGTGGGAGCATCATTGATTGAAAGCAATGAATTCCTCATACATTTGCTCAATAAATTCAATCTCTTAAACTGGGCAAATCCTCAGTTTGAAACAAATATCCTCAGAAACCCAGAGGAGGATAGTATGAGGCAGACAATAAATTTAGTTGAAGAGTTCCTTGGTCTTCTTATAACAATTGTTAGTGAAAGGTACACACCTGGTGTTGGTAAAGTTACAGaagatgacaaaataaaaaaagaaataatccaACAGCTGTGTATAAAACCACTGCCACATTCTGAGCTAAACAAAACTCTCCCTGAGGATGTCAACCATGAAACTGGGATGGAACGGGTAATTGATCAAGTTGCAGTGTTTAAAAAGCCTGCACAGGGAACAGGGAAAGGCGTGTATGAACTGAAACCTGAATATTATGATCAATATGATGTTTTCTTttaccactatacaagagaagaaTTGTCAAAGTCAGAAGAAGcccagaggaagaggaggaaagctCTTGGGGAGTTGGAATGCTGTCCTCCTCCTGTTCTTCCACCACTCAGTGAAGCTTTTATGATGATGGCAAATCTGTTGCAATGTGATGTAATGCTGCACATTATGAAAACTGTGTTGGAACGTAGCATTAATCTTAGAGCAAGAAGTTTTTCAGAAGCTCAGCTCCACAAGGTGCTTCACCTCATAGGTTACGCTTTGCACGAAGAAGAACAGAAGCATTACCAATATATGGTATTTGTTGAACGTGCAGAGAAGTGGGGACTTGAAAACCTAATTGAAGAGTTGTGTGGTAGTGCAAGAGTTGAGGCGCACAAAGATTTGCTGCAGTGGACACTAGGAAAGTATAGGCAAGTTGCTGCAGCTCGCAAACTTGGTCACGTACAACCTGCACCTCAACCTCAGCATCAAGAGGGGGTAGGTCAGGCAGAAGATTCTGCAAATGAGGAAAAGGAATGGAGAGCAAAAATGGCAGCTCAGAAGAGGGCAAAAATAATGGCCCAGATGACAGCAATGCAAAAGAACTTTATGAAGGAAAATGCCAAGTTATTTGAATCAGCTCTTGCAGAGAGCTcttcacaaaaagaaaatgtggaaatGTTCATGGATGTTTCAGAACAGTCAGAATGTCAGCCCATTGCCCTAGGACCAAAACAGACAACACGGGCAACAACGGACCGCACACATACTTGCATTTTATGTCAGGAAGATCAGACAGTTTCTGCTGGTGGACAAGCACTTGTTGTTTCTGCTTTTGTTCAAAAATCAACAGTACTCTGTACTCACAGGGGACTGTCTGAAGAATATCTGGAAAAAATGTCTGAGCCTTTATTTCTCTCAGCTTCTATTGGGCCAGCTCCATTTACTGGCACTTGTGGTCACGTAATGCACAGTAATTGCTGGGAAAAATACTTTGAGAATGTCCTGGCCAAAGAGTCGCGACGACCGTATCGGCTCCGGCAGCCGGCAAGCTTTGACATTGAGAAACAGGAATTTCTGTGCCCGCTTTGTGAGTGTCTCAGTAATACACCGTGCCCACTTGTTCCTCCTGTTGGATCTCTAATATCAAATTCACAAACTGCTTTGACAAatttatcatttgaaaaatggATCTCAGGTTTGCACCTTGctttaaaatacaagaaaaagatTAGCAAGACATTAAGAAGTATGGAGAAAAAACAAACTGATTCAGCAAGTGACAGTGGAGGTGGAACTGGTGAAGgtggagaggaagaagaggaggatgtACAAGTCATGGAATCACTTTACTACACGTGCCCAATCCACCAGGTTGTTGTTGAACTTGGGGAAGATGGAGAAGCATTTGCGTCACTGTTTTCACGTAATAACCTGAGGACCGAGTTTTCGGAAAATCTGTCTACATTCATATTACTGTTTGCACAAGCCACTTTCACTAAAAGTCTGGGTTCACACCCTAAGTATGGTGATTCAAGGATTGTTCTGATGGCATGGAAATCTTGTGCATACACAGTTCATGCTATGGAATGTCTTCTCAGAGATACTGGCAAGCCATTGCTTGGTGATCTATCATCAAGACAGCAAGACTGTCTGGAAGGTCTGATTCGTCTTGTAGCAGTGCTTGGAACGACGTGGAAGTTTCCAGATATGATAAGCAGCCATGCTTTGAGATTACTTACAATAATTTTAGAAAGCCCACATGATGAACCTTGTATCCTTGACTGGGATACATTTGGTGTGCTTTTACCTTTGACGTTGTCACTATCCAGTTTGTTTTTAACTGATGGTGCTGTTCCTATTCCTACTGGGGGTTTGCAGGAGCTATATATTTTTCGActtatgttgttgtgtaacattgTAAAAGTACTGTTAACCAATGATTTTGAAAGCACTGAAATGAGTATGGAAGTAGAGGGTGAACCAGACGAAACTGAAAAGCTCATTGGTTTTATTACGGATGTCAGAAGAGCTGCTGGAATTGCACCAGAAACTAATATTCAAGTAAAGGCAGTATGCAGACTTGTGCAGGAAGCATGTATACCATTTTTGCGTTGTTGTGTCCTGTTTTACCACTTCTTGACAGGCGTTCCAGCTCCACAGGTGTTGCTGGAGGTTGGTGGAGACACTTTTGATAATATGTGCACTTATCTTGGATTGAACATTACACTTTCAGAACTGGTATGTGGAGATGTGAACAGAGACTTGGTTGTGCGATGGTGTCAACATCCGAAGGTGCAGCAGTACCTGTCTGGAGCATCAAAGTATCCATTTGTTAAAGTTCCTCAGCCGGTAAACCAACTCATTTCTTTGCCTGTTGATTACAGTGAATTAATCAACACTGTTTCACTCTTCATTTGCCCGAACAGTGACCGTGAAGATTCTCGTAATCCAACTATGTGTCTAGTGTGTGGTGACATGTTGTGCTCACAGAGTTATTGCTGTCAAACTGAACTGAATAAGACATTAGTTGGTGCATGCACTTACCATGCACACGAATGTGGTGCAGGAGTCGGTATTTTTCTTCGTGTACGTGAATGTGAAATTTTGTTACTGGCCAGTCCCAATCGAGGATGTTTCATGTCCCCACCCTATTTAGACCAGTATGGTGAGACAGATCAGGGATTGCGAAGAGGTAACCCATTGACATTGTGCCCTGAGaggtacaaaaaattacaattGTTGTGGTTGAGTCATGGTATCTACGAAGAAATTACTCGACACTTGGAGTCTACAACTAATATTGTTACAACACAGTGGCAACATCTTTAG